The DNA region atttttctttctttctttctttctttcttataagATCGATAATTATGAAACGAAAATGTGATTTATAACATTAGTCTAATTATATCATCATCACGTGATTAGTTTGGCGAACTACCCAATGTCTACACCAAATATCACGGCCATTTGCAAATGTCAAAACCACAAAGTAAGGCATTTAATGAAAGCAATGTCTATGACTCTACTATGAAGGAATTGTACGAGTCTAGGAGAAATAAGGGTTCCCATTATATATAGATAGTACCTTGTTCATGGAAGTACCTACTAGTTCGGTGTTTAATACATAATCTTAAGAATATTTACTCTGAttcttcttttatctttcttcatcttttttgtttttgaaaaaaaaaaataaataaaaaaatcagctATTGAATTCGTAGGATTCATACATTCACTTAAGTGAGTCATACAAATTAATGGTCGATATTAGGGGGGGAAAAAAAGGTACAGAATTATCTAAATCTATTGGGTAAGTTAGAAACAACCCTTGTCAGGAATACCAGTTTGAACATTATTTGTTTCATTAAATAGTTAAGATTTAAAGTTCTTTTGTACTTCAACATTGTCTACTTAAAAACTAgcaaaaatttaagaataaaattaagggttaataactttttttagtatctcagttttcacttttttattttttttttctcctaagttaaaaaataggacaaatctagtacccaacctatagaaaaagacaaaatcaatacctctgTTAGTTATGTCAGTCCCAATTAACGAAATATACACATGCCACTCTCATAATACACCAAGTGTCCTAAATTTTATGGGATAGTTTCCATCTGCTGTACGGTGCAGAGGGAAGTGAAGCAGTAGAACTGGACCAGACCCCTATGAATGCTATTCTCTCTCCAACCAAATTTATGGTCTATCTCCCTGCCACCCTCATTCATTGCTTCTGTTGGGCCTTCAGTTCCCATTTGCAAATCTACACACTCTCCCTCCACTACTTTCTCAACACCAAACCGTAGTTCATTGTCCCCACAAAGCAAAGCCACAGCATTGAGCGAGACGAAGCTGATGTTACTAATCTCAAAGGCACCACAACACGCCGAATCCAGTCCTGGGAAATTGCCAGCGACCCACTTAACCATTTTCACATTCAACCCTCTACAATCTCCGACGTCCCTGTCACCGAGAATGACATGAAAAGGAAGACCCAGAAACGGCCCTAACAGTCCCTGAAACTGGTGGACCACAGAAACCCATTTCCCTCTTGTTAACTCTGAACCTCTAGCCGAAACATCTCCCAAAACTAGCAGCATATCAGGCCTAACACTTTCGAACGATTTCTGGTGAACATATTAGCAAATTTCAGAAATCAATACAtcaatttcaaagaagaaaaatcaacatGGAAAGCTTGGAACTGGTCTTTGAAAGTACCCGAAAGAACTTAGACATGTAATAGtgtctaaaataaaaataaattcttggcggctcgtgtttttttttaaaaaaaaattaattatttttactttttaggacaCGTATATTATGGGAGTGACACGTGAAAATTTCATTAAGGAGGACTGACGGAACTAATTAacgaaaatattaattttgtcttttctcatAGGTTCGGTATTAGATTTGTCCCGTTTTAAAACTTacggggaaaaaaataaaaaagtaaaaactgaggtaccaaaaaagttattaaccctaaaattaaatCCAATGTGAAGCTAATATCTAAAAGTAGATAAAGACAACCTTAGTCTATGTTTAAGGCCTGGGCTTACCCAAggccggctcaatggctaggccatTGAGGCGGTCGCTTAGGCAGTTAGGCCCCCAGTTATGAAGgctcaaaaatttttttaataaagcccaaaaaaaattttaattttattttaacttaaggcataattttttttttttttttttttttaaataaggcccaaaattttttctcataaaaagtTTAGGCCTCTAAAAGAAAGCCTCAGTATAATAAGGCCATTgtaaaataagattaattaacccgaaaaaacaaatatgccacatcaatttttttgggcaactagttaaaagttaaacttaaaagtcatgaaacaacaatgagaatgaaaataataataatattataagaatataataatattattaaaataaatattatttaattaatatttaaatattaaaaaaataaggcccaacttcaaaatttcgcctaaagcccccaaaatacattgagccggccctgggCTTACCATCCTCAATGGATACCTCAATCGGTTGGAGATTATGCCTCACGAATCTCCCTCTCCCTTCTTGTgcaaacatgttaaaaaaaaaaaaaaggcggcCGGGCTTACCAAGTAGCATACGTACATGGTACACTAGAATACTCATAcgaaaatattaaaagtaaaaagtttttctaaatgagaaatgctactcaACAATTACAAGTATTTATCTCTAAACATTCTTATTTACGTGGCACATTCACATcgataagaaaacaaaagaagaaaacaacaaagaaagtACTAGAAGATAAATACCTAAGAATCTTAAGTAACATTTCAGATGCATGTATACATGAATTTCAATTTTAAGGTCAAATTGTTAGATCTCATTTCAAAGTGGACCCATTGTGCCGATATCTCAGAACTACCTTACTGGTGACTGCCCTATGCATTGTATCATGGATGATGTCAATTAAAATAAAGCAGAGTCTCTTTCTATCTCATACCCAAATATTAAAGCAATTACATCATCAAAGAGATGGCACTTTCCTTATTTCAGATGAACATATCAAAGAAATAATGGTAAAGTATGGAAACAATAAACaagtccaaaaaaaatttaatttgattccTTTCTGTTCTGATATTTTTTTCACTGTATACAGGGGTAAGCTTTAAATATCCCATTTTACAAGCAAGACAAACCCTGAGCTTGTCATAATCAActtataaattcaattaaatcCTCAACCTTTAcataaattgttttaatttagtctataaaattatCATACATGTCTTTTAAGTTATAGCATGCAATCGaaaaacacatttaaaaaaataaaaaataaaattaaaaagggtagGCGGGATAGACTATAGTAACaccttcattaggcgtggtcccagtcgattgagctacctgtTGGAGACGAttctatatgatttttaaaatcactaatagattaaaattcgataatgattatttcaaatttaatgctaattttaaaagtcacattaaatTTGGAAAGATTCGAGGAAGACAAGTACTCCCTTACAGATTCAAGGAATTTAATGATGAAACATGGTTTATTAAATTCTTTGAGGGATAGCTTCTTCATTAAAGGCTgaaaacatgacttattttaaacgCTTAGATGAAATGAACAActaagatttatgaatttaagaatttcaaattttaaaaaaattttaggagatCTCAATTCcttccttctagcattactcattttttacGACAATTAAACAAAATCCATTCTAATTTATTGAGTTTGGCCTCACTCTAAATCCCAGTACTACCCTCTACTCTCTATTATCTTCCTTTTCCAAACCCTCACATTGATATGCTCTAATAACTCACTCACACCcacacaaaaataccattaatGGCGAAGGTGGTGGTAGACAAGAGACCACATTTTAACGTGCGCAGCCACACCGAGGATCGTGTCATTCTCTTCGCCAGCACCGATCCGAATCCGTTTCACACACACCCCCACCCTCACCCTCACCCTCACCCTCACCTCCATGCATGTCCCTTTCACAATTTGCTAACAATCAGGCGCCCAACCGACCCTTATAAATTCTCAGCGGTGAGCGTGGCTCAAACCATTTCCCTCCTCCCCACCCACCATGTCTTCATCAAGATCTCTTCAATGGCTAAGCCTTGTGGGAATCATATGGCTCCAATCCATAAACGGAACGAACACAAACTTTCCCGCTTATTCTTCCCAGCTCAAGCACCTCCTTTCCATCTCCCAACTGCAACTCAACAACCTCGCCTTCGCCTCCGACGCCGGAAAACTCCTAGGTTGGTTTTCCGGCGTCGCCGCCGTTTACCTACCCCTTTGGCTAGTTCTCCTCATAGGCTCTTCTCTCAGTTTGCTTGGTTACGGCTTGCAATATCTTTTTGTAACAAACCaaatctcttctctctcatatGGCCATATTTTTTTCCTCACTGTTATAGCAGGAAACAGTATTTGTTGGATCAACACCGTCTCTTACGCTGTTGCCATACGAAACTTCCCGTCCGATCGCCAGGTTGTCGTGGGGTTAACAACTAGCTACATAGGATTAAGTGCAAAGGTTTACACAGATATTGTAGATGCTGTTTTTCCTCCTTCACCCCATGAAAGAGCTAAAGCCTATCTTCTTCTCAACTCTCTTTTACCTGTTATAATTTGTGCAATAGTTGCACCCCTCGTCAGAGAAGTTGATGTTGGAAGGCCTAGAGACATGAAAATTGGGTTCATTGCAATGTTTGTGATAACAATGGCTACTGGGGTCTACGCTGTAATCAGTAGTTTGGCGTCGATTTCAGGTAAATTATCGTCATGGAGTCATGTCATTGGTATTGGCGTGTTCTTATTGGCTCCATTAGTTATTCCGGTTGCAGAAAAAATCATGGAATTGGTAAGAAAATATTGGTATATAAGTACAGAAAGAAAAGTGTATCATTTTACTATAGATGAGAGTGAAGGTAGTAGTACTGTAGTAGAGAGAATGGAGAATggagtgaaagagagagaggaagctGGTGAAGTTTGTGATGAGGTTGGTATTATTAAAGAGGAGATTGGAGTGAAGGTGATGGTAAAGAGACTGGATTTCTggttatatttttttgtgtatttgtttGGTGCGACACTTGGCATAGTGTTTTTGAATAACTTGGGACAGATAGCTGAATCTCGTGGGTATTCAGGAACATCTTCTTTGGTCTCTTTGTCTTCTTCATTTG from Corylus avellana chromosome ca10, CavTom2PMs-1.0 includes:
- the LOC132164102 gene encoding protein NUCLEAR FUSION DEFECTIVE 4, whose amino-acid sequence is MSSSRSLQWLSLVGIIWLQSINGTNTNFPAYSSQLKHLLSISQLQLNNLAFASDAGKLLGWFSGVAAVYLPLWLVLLIGSSLSLLGYGLQYLFVTNQISSLSYGHIFFLTVIAGNSICWINTVSYAVAIRNFPSDRQVVVGLTTSYIGLSAKVYTDIVDAVFPPSPHERAKAYLLLNSLLPVIICAIVAPLVREVDVGRPRDMKIGFIAMFVITMATGVYAVISSLASISGKLSSWSHVIGIGVFLLAPLVIPVAEKIMELVRKYWYISTERKVYHFTIDESEGSSTVVERMENGVKEREEAGEVCDEVGIIKEEIGVKVMVKRLDFWLYFFVYLFGATLGIVFLNNLGQIAESRGYSGTSSLVSLSSSFGFFGRLMPSLLDYYFSRTKHVISRPASIVALMGPTAGAFFFLVNKANLSLNISTAVIGVCSGAITSIAVSTTTELFGTKNFSINHNVVVANIPIGSFVFGYLAALLYHKEGNGDGKCMGMECYRETFIIWGSFCFFGTFLALALYVRTRKLYLRKV